In Oncorhynchus kisutch isolate 150728-3 linkage group LG5, Okis_V2, whole genome shotgun sequence, a genomic segment contains:
- the LOC109890257 gene encoding synaptoporin: MRSMIFAVCAFATCGGYSGHLRVRVECLDKSQSNLSITVNFAYPFRLQQVHFQPTLCERNRQESIFLVGDYSSSAQFFVTVAVFAFFYSLMATVVYIYYQNKYREGNRGPLVDFVVTVLFAFMWLVSSCAWAKSLSDVKSATDPTQVLLLISACRYPANRCSASHHPVWSELNTSVVFGFVNFILWTGNIWFVFKETGWYKTGQRYPMRSASGRRANGMSQRLYSQSSFDQSGDSFYQHPYRQASFDQSRESFGQQHYSQGSFNQSIGSFRLPQTRLGQPIIISQGDVTSKGLNPIIFVNDI; the protein is encoded by the exons atgcgcagcatg ATCTTTGCCGTCTGTGCATTTGCAACATGTGGAGGGTACTCTGGTCACCTGCGGGTTAGAGTGGAATGTCTGGACAAGAGCCAGAGCAACCTTAGCATCACAGTAAACTTTGCCTATCCCTTCAG GTTACAGCAGGTCCATTTCCAGCCCACGCTGTGTGAGAGGAACAGACAGGAGAGCATCTTCCTAGTCGGAGACTATTCCTCCTCAGCTCAGTTTTTTGTGACTGTGGCTGTCTTTGCCTTCTTCTATTCCCTGATGGCCACCGTAGTGTACATCTACTACCAGAACAAGTATCGCGAGGGTAACAGAGGACCGTTGGTG GACTTTGTAGTGACCGTGCTGTTCGCCTTCATGTGGTTGGTGAGTTCCTGTGCTTGGGCCAAATCTCTGTCTGATGTAAAGTCAGCCACTGATCCCACCCAGGTCCTCCTGCTCATCTCTGCCTGCAGATACCCGGCCAACCGGTGTTCAGCTTCCCACCACCCAGTCTGGTCTGAGCTCAACACGTCTGTG GTTTTTGGTTTTGTAAACTTTATCCTCTGGACCGGCAACATCTGGTTTGTCTTCAAAGAGACAGGCTGGTACAAGACTGGCCAGAGGTACCCAATGAGAAGCGCCTCTGGGAGACGGGCCAATGGGATGAGCCAACGGCTCTACAGCCAAAGCAGTTTCGACCAATCAGGGGACAGCTTCTATCAACATCCATACAGGCAGGCTAGTTTTGATCAATCACGGGAGAGCTTTGGCCAGCAGCACTACAGCCAAGGTAGCTTCAACCAATCAATAGGGAGCTTTCGCTTGCCACAGACCCGTCTAGGACAGCCAATCATCATTAGTCAGGGAGATGTCACCTCTAAAGGGCTTAATCCCATCATATTTGTCAATGATATTTAG